A window of the Lysinibacillus irui genome harbors these coding sequences:
- a CDS encoding GNAT family N-acetyltransferase, which yields MLIRYKKALEKIAMGLLSFMPNEKDVKKLTETIHSYENDDHWVLYLWKKNDEYVGIVGLVIDEDNTATIQHVSVVPSYRGEGVATEMLQEVAELGQYESVRATDETRSFVQKCIHCIDEKADD from the coding sequence ATGTTAATTCGATATAAAAAAGCTTTAGAGAAAATAGCAATGGGGCTACTTTCATTTATGCCTAACGAAAAAGACGTAAAAAAGCTTACAGAGACCATCCACTCCTATGAAAATGATGATCATTGGGTTTTATATTTATGGAAAAAGAATGATGAATATGTTGGTATTGTAGGGCTTGTAATCGATGAGGATAACACGGCTACAATCCAGCATGTATCAGTTGTTCCCTCCTATAGGGGCGAGGGTGTAGCAACGGAAATGCTTCAGGAAGTAGCGGAACTTGGCCAATATGAAAGTGTACGCGCTACGGATGAAACACGAAGCTTCGTTCAAAAATGTATCCATTGTATCGATGAAAAAGCAGACGATTAA
- the lysA gene encoding diaminopimelate decarboxylase has product MHLYGTQAVSEDGHLTIGQVDTLDLAKEYGTPLFVYDTALIRKRARSFIDTFKKLGVKAEVAYASKAFACVAVYQLAAEENLSLDVVSGGELFTALKAGFPAERIHFHGNNKSIAELELAFDSKIGCIVVDNFYEIQLLKEISERRQQKMRILLRVTPGVEAHTHDFITTGQADSKFGFDLNNGQADEAFQQTFNHEFLELLGLHCHIGSQIFDTAGFGLAGEKLIDKISDWNKAHDFTCTVLNLGGGFGIRYTEEDAPLEPQVYVEDMITVVKNKATVLGLKMPEIWIEPGRSLVGDAGTSLYTIGSQKTVPDVRKYIAVDGGMSDNIRPALYDAKYEAVIASKANAPKNELYTVAGKLCESGDKLIIDAKLQDAASGDILAIFCTGAYGYSMASNYNRVPRPAVVFVENGQHQLAIRRESYEDIVQNDLPLTLKKGE; this is encoded by the coding sequence ATGCATTTATATGGAACACAAGCGGTATCTGAAGATGGTCATTTAACAATTGGACAGGTAGACACACTAGACTTAGCAAAAGAGTATGGTACACCACTTTTCGTGTATGATACTGCACTTATTCGTAAGCGTGCACGTAGCTTTATCGATACGTTTAAAAAATTGGGCGTAAAAGCAGAAGTAGCATATGCTTCAAAAGCATTTGCATGTGTAGCGGTGTATCAATTAGCAGCAGAAGAAAATTTATCATTGGATGTGGTATCAGGGGGAGAATTATTTACAGCTTTAAAGGCAGGATTCCCAGCTGAGCGCATTCATTTCCATGGCAATAATAAAAGCATTGCTGAATTAGAGCTAGCTTTTGACTCCAAAATTGGATGTATTGTTGTAGATAATTTCTATGAAATACAGCTTTTAAAAGAAATTTCGGAGCGCCGTCAGCAAAAAATGCGTATTTTATTACGTGTTACACCAGGGGTTGAAGCACATACGCATGATTTCATTACGACAGGTCAAGCAGATTCAAAATTTGGCTTTGACTTAAACAATGGCCAAGCGGATGAAGCATTCCAACAAACATTTAATCATGAATTCCTAGAGCTATTAGGCTTACATTGCCATATCGGCTCACAAATTTTTGACACTGCTGGCTTTGGCTTAGCTGGAGAAAAGTTGATTGACAAAATTTCTGATTGGAACAAGGCTCACGATTTTACGTGTACTGTGTTAAACTTAGGTGGGGGCTTTGGTATTCGTTATACTGAAGAAGATGCACCGCTTGAACCACAAGTATATGTAGAGGATATGATTACAGTTGTAAAAAATAAAGCAACTGTACTTGGACTGAAAATGCCAGAAATTTGGATTGAACCAGGTCGATCGCTTGTAGGTGATGCAGGAACATCTCTTTATACAATCGGTTCACAAAAAACAGTGCCAGATGTGCGAAAATATATTGCTGTTGATGGTGGAATGAGTGATAATATCCGCCCGGCATTATATGATGCTAAGTATGAGGCTGTCATTGCAAGTAAAGCAAATGCGCCAAAAAATGAACTTTATACAGTTGCTGGTAAATTATGTGAATCTGGCGATAAATTAATTATTGATGCTAAACTCCAAGATGCAGCTTCAGGTGATATCTTAGCTATTTTCTGTACTGGTGCCTATGGTTATTCAATGGCTAGTAACTATAACCGTGTACCTAGACCGGCTGTTGTGTTTGTAGAGAATGGACAGCATCAACTAGCTATTCGCCGTGAAAGTTATGAAGATATTGTGCAAAACGATCTCCCGCTAACTTTAAAAAAGGGTGAGTAA
- a CDS encoding DUF309 domain-containing protein: MHPQHHTLFIDYCAYFNGNQDFFECHEVLEEYWKKIAPGDKLHPLVGYVQLATGFYHWRRGNNTGAVRILEKALHNFKKNEGHIFFQEIDYHQLLTQVTTTLSAIKAGKSFQAFQLPLSASLLELTITRIQLLPSSSSTYLLHKHMLRDRSHILAERQESKQRKSRRC; this comes from the coding sequence ATGCATCCACAGCATCATACTTTATTTATAGATTACTGTGCATATTTTAATGGCAATCAGGATTTTTTTGAATGCCATGAAGTGCTTGAGGAATATTGGAAGAAAATTGCACCAGGTGATAAATTGCATCCTTTAGTCGGCTATGTGCAGCTTGCAACAGGTTTCTATCATTGGCGACGTGGTAACAATACTGGCGCTGTCCGAATTTTAGAAAAGGCACTTCATAATTTCAAAAAAAATGAAGGTCATATTTTTTTCCAGGAAATTGATTATCATCAACTCCTAACACAAGTAACAACAACCTTATCTGCCATTAAAGCAGGCAAGTCCTTTCAAGCTTTTCAACTCCCTCTTTCAGCAAGTTTACTGGAGTTAACCATAACACGTATACAGCTTTTGCCTTCTAGTAGCTCAACCTATCTTCTTCATAAACATATGCTACGAGATCGCTCACATATTCTTGCAGAGCGACAAGAAAGCAAACAAAGAAAAAGCAGACGTTGTTAA
- a CDS encoding D-alanyl-D-alanine carboxypeptidase family protein — protein MLRLFRFTLFMIILLMVMLPQTSYARGGSGYAVLDGETGRVLIGSNSDARLPIASLTKIWTALVAIENSDLQDEVVISPKAAMSEGSSIYLQAGETVTVETLLYGLMLRSGNDAATALAEHVGGSVEGFVKLMNERAVIAGLSNTVFMNPSGLHHEEHLSSARDTAEMLRIALQNKTFEKIASTVLYRADTVNGMLWENKHRLLREGSGMAADIDDETEQPVSSLKSATGTAFAGKTGFTKVAGRTLATAFQKDGQTCIVVTLNESDDWNVHRGLSNKVWQDYSLETVVKKGKYNVNKKLAIRLEQPIRLQLNKEEKEQVRQVLHVSRKRKEAVLSIFIGENRIYATPVKVESANR, from the coding sequence TTGCTTCGGTTATTTCGTTTTACACTGTTTATGATTATTTTGCTAATGGTAATGCTCCCACAAACCAGCTATGCAAGAGGTGGAAGTGGCTATGCTGTCTTAGATGGAGAAACAGGACGTGTTTTAATAGGATCTAACAGCGATGCGCGATTACCTATTGCTAGCTTAACGAAAATTTGGACGGCGCTGGTGGCAATCGAAAATAGTGATCTCCAAGATGAAGTTGTTATTTCACCGAAAGCTGCTATGTCTGAAGGCAGTTCCATTTATTTGCAGGCTGGCGAAACGGTGACAGTAGAAACGTTATTATATGGTTTAATGTTACGTTCAGGTAATGATGCTGCCACAGCTTTAGCAGAGCATGTGGGGGGGTCTGTGGAGGGCTTTGTTAAATTAATGAATGAAAGAGCTGTAATTGCGGGTCTTTCTAATACAGTTTTTATGAATCCATCTGGCCTTCATCATGAAGAACATTTATCGTCTGCAAGGGATACTGCAGAGATGTTAAGAATTGCCCTGCAAAATAAAACCTTTGAGAAAATTGCTTCAACTGTTCTTTATCGGGCGGATACGGTAAACGGAATGCTGTGGGAAAATAAACATCGTTTATTAAGAGAAGGCTCAGGGATGGCTGCAGACATTGATGATGAAACGGAGCAACCTGTCAGTTCTTTGAAATCAGCCACAGGTACGGCCTTTGCTGGTAAAACAGGCTTTACAAAAGTTGCTGGGCGTACACTTGCAACCGCCTTTCAAAAGGACGGGCAAACATGTATTGTCGTAACATTAAATGAATCAGATGATTGGAATGTGCATCGAGGACTATCCAATAAAGTATGGCAAGATTATAGTCTTGAAACAGTAGTGAAAAAAGGGAAATACAACGTTAATAAGAAATTGGCGATTCGTTTAGAACAGCCTATACGCCTACAATTAAATAAAGAAGAAAAAGAGCAAGTACGGCAAGTTCTACATGTTTCAAGGAAACGTAAGGAAGCTGTCTTGTCAATCTTTATTGGGGAAAACCGTATTTATGCTACACCTGTAAAAGTTGAATCAGCGAATCGTTGA
- a CDS encoding segregation/condensation protein A, with protein sequence MSYEVKLDAFSGPLDLLLHLIHRLEIDIYDIPMAEITQQYIDHIHAMQVLELNEASEYLVMAATLLAIKSRMLLPIHEGEMEDAELEVDGPDPREELVQRLIEYKKYKEAASNLQELETDRSQVFTRPPADLTGLASDEQMALFDLNVNIYDMLGAFQKLMRRKKLKKPLKTTIARQERSVKDQMRSVVDSLRSTGGRASFFELFPYEDKPTLILTFVSLLELMKRQVVIVEQNGNFEDLTVTLQKEEWEDDENIDVTE encoded by the coding sequence ATGTCTTATGAAGTAAAACTAGATGCCTTTTCGGGGCCTCTTGATCTATTATTGCATTTAATTCACAGATTGGAAATTGATATCTATGATATCCCAATGGCTGAAATTACACAACAATATATCGACCATATACATGCTATGCAAGTACTGGAGTTAAATGAAGCGAGTGAATATTTAGTGATGGCAGCAACATTGCTGGCTATTAAAAGTCGTATGCTTTTGCCTATTCATGAAGGAGAAATGGAAGACGCTGAATTAGAAGTGGATGGACCTGACCCGCGTGAAGAACTGGTGCAACGACTAATCGAATATAAAAAATACAAAGAAGCTGCCAGCAATTTGCAAGAACTTGAAACTGACCGATCGCAGGTATTTACTAGGCCACCTGCTGATTTAACAGGTTTAGCCTCAGATGAACAAATGGCTTTGTTTGATTTAAATGTCAATATTTATGACATGCTTGGTGCATTCCAAAAATTAATGCGCCGAAAAAAATTGAAGAAACCTTTAAAAACAACAATTGCTAGACAGGAACGATCAGTAAAAGATCAAATGCGTTCAGTTGTTGATTCTTTACGATCAACAGGTGGACGTGCATCATTTTTCGAGCTTTTTCCCTATGAAGATAAGCCGACACTTATTCTGACGTTTGTATCCCTTCTTGAATTGATGAAACGACAGGTCGTCATCGTAGAGCAAAATGGTAACTTTGAAGATTTAACTGTTACCTTACAGAAGGAGGAATGGGAAGATGACGAAAACATTGATGTTACAGAGTAG
- the scpB gene encoding SMC-Scp complex subunit ScpB has protein sequence MTKTLMLQSRIEALLFVVGDDGLTIKQLSQLLGEQEELIVQAMSALREAYDEDLTRGITVKEIAGVYQLITKSEFADTIQRLVENPTAQSLSQASLEVLAIVAYKQPITRVAIEDLRGVKCERPIQTLVSRGLIKEVGRSEGTGRAILYGTTKEFLHYFGLNSIDEMPPLPDEDLMETEQETDLFMTKFQETFSGSK, from the coding sequence ATGACGAAAACATTGATGTTACAGAGTAGAATTGAAGCCTTATTATTCGTTGTTGGAGATGATGGCTTAACGATTAAACAATTATCACAACTTTTAGGGGAACAGGAAGAGCTCATTGTTCAGGCGATGAGTGCCTTGAGAGAAGCTTATGACGAGGATTTAACTAGAGGAATCACTGTAAAAGAAATTGCGGGCGTTTATCAGTTAATTACAAAATCAGAGTTTGCTGATACGATTCAAAGATTAGTAGAGAACCCAACGGCCCAATCTTTATCCCAAGCCTCCCTCGAAGTATTAGCGATAGTAGCTTATAAACAACCAATTACCCGTGTGGCAATAGAGGATTTACGTGGTGTGAAGTGTGAACGACCAATCCAAACATTAGTTTCACGAGGATTAATTAAAGAGGTAGGGCGCTCTGAGGGAACTGGACGTGCCATTTTATACGGGACAACTAAAGAATTTTTACATTATTTTGGTTTGAATAGTATTGATGAAATGCCACCTCTACCTGATGAAGACCTTATGGAAACTGAACAAGAAACAGATTTATTTATGACTAAATTTCAAGAGACGTTTAGTGGTTCAAAGTAA